The DNA window CATCGGAACGGTGCAGCAGACTCCACGCGGGGGTCGTACTGACAAGGCCCAGAAGCCCGCGGAGAGAGACAACCAACTTACTTCGCGACGGGTGTGGGAGCGTCAATACGTCGACAGGCTCAGGGTCACTGATGTAGTTGTCGTGATTGGCGCGGTTGCGGCTGCTCAGTTCATCCGCTTCGGTGAGCTTCAGGTCGACGGCGCCAAAGCGTTTGCTGGCTACTCCGGCGTCTCGCTGGCATTGGCTCTCCTCTGGATCGCGTTTCTCTCAATCTTTCGGACGCGTTCGCCACGTGTCATCGGAAACGGCGCTGAGGAGTACCGCCGCATCGTCTCTGCGACCTTCCGTCTGTTCGGCGTTATCGCAATCCTCTCGCTGCTTTTCAAGGTCGACATCGCGAGGCTGTATCTCGCAATCGCCCTTCCAGTCGGTCTGGTGGGACTGTTGACCAGTCGCTGGCTCTGGCGTAAGGGCGTCTCCAAGCAGCGCAGTAATGGCAAGTATCAAACCGCGGTCTTGATCGTGGGAAGCCGCAAGGCGGCGGTGTCGATGGCCAAACAGTTTGAGCGCTCACCAGCTGCTGGGTACAGCGTGGTCGGCATGTGCTTGCCTGGATACGAACCGGACCGGGACGCAGTCTTCCTCGATGGGTCTGAGATTCCAGTACTGGGTGACGAGTACAGCGTCGTCGAGGCCATCGAGATCTCCGGAGCGGACACGGTCGCCGTGACGGCCACAGAACATCTCGGTACCAAGGGCATTCGCAAAATGATCTGGGACCTGGAGAAGAAGAGCGTTGATCTCGTGGTCGCCCCCGGTGTCGTCGATGTGGCAGGCCCGCGATTGGTTATGCGACCGGTAGCCGGATTTCCCTTGATCCATGTCGAGAAGCCGCAATACAACGGAGCGAAGCGCTTCAGCAAGACTGCCTTTGACATCGTATTCGCGTTGGCCGTCTTGCTAGTGATTTCACCGATCCTGCTGGTTACCGCACTCGCCGTTAAGCTGACGAGCCGTGGCCCAGTCTTCTACCTATCGGAACGTATGGGCATTGATGGTAAGCCCTTCGCGATGATTAAGTTTCGCAGCATGGTTCAGAACGCCGACAGGCAGGTAACGTCCTTGCTCGCCCAGAACGAGAGCGAAGGCGGAGTTCTGTTCAAGATGCGTGATGACCCGAGGGTCACGAAGGTCGGAAAGTTCATGCGGCGTTTTAGTGTCGATGAGTTGCCACAATTCTTCAACGTTTTGAGGCGCGAGATGAGTGTGGTGGGCCCGCGGCCGCCGCTTCGTCGTGAAGTAGAAACATACGACGGCGAAGTGCGTCGTCGACTGCTCGTAAAGCCAGGAATCACCGGCTTGTGGCAGGTTAGCGGTAGATCCGACCTATCTTGGGAGGAAACAGTGCGGCTCGATCTCTCTTATGTTGAGAATTGGTCAATGGTGGGCGACCTCCTGATAATTATGAAAACGGTGAAGGCAGTCGCAGGAAGCGACGGCGCTTACTGAACAGTGCTACGTATCCATCGGCTCGCCCAGTTTCAGCTGGCCAAACCCAGGCTTCAACAGCATGAAGGTACAAGAATGACCTCGAAAAGCGTTGCCATAATCGGGACTCGTGGCTATCCAAGTTACTATGGCGGGTTCGAGACGCTCGTCCGGCGTCTTGCACCTCACCTAGCTCAACAGGGATGGGAGGTGTCGGTGTACGGCAGAAAGGGCGCAACCAGAACTGACGACCCGTCCCTTGACACACGTGTACGATCAATAATCACCCCGGGTGTTGAGTCAAAATCGCTATCTACTCTGTCCAGTGGACTTACCGCGAGTGCGCACGCTGCATGGATTCGTCCCGACGTTGCACTAATATTGAATGTGGCAAATGGCTACTTCCTCCCGGCCCTCAAAGCCCGGAGTATCCGCACCATTGTCAATGTCGACGGTATGGAGTGGGAGCGCGAGAAGTGGGGCCCGTCTGCAAAAAAAGTATTTTACAATGGTGCGAGGCTTACAGGACGGTTCGCGGACGAAATAATCTGTGACTCACTCGAAATAAAGCGTCGATGGCATAAAGAGTTTGATCGCGAAGGCCTGTTTATTCCATATGGCGGTGACGTGCCGGCCGAGCGAAACGATATTGGCGGTTACAAACCAGGAAGCTACGCGCTCATGGTTGCACGGTTTGTACCTGAAAACACTGTTGCAGAGTTCATCTCAGCGGCTGAAGTTATCAGCCTCACGCACGATGTCGTGATTGTCGGAAGTTCTGGCTATGGCGGCGTATTAGAGGATCGAGTCCGCCAGCTCGCTGAAGCGTCTCCACGGGTGCATTGGCTCGGCCATTTGAGCGATGACCGTAAACTCTTCTCTCTTTGGAGCAACGCCGGTGCATATTTCCATGGCCATAGCGTGGGTGGCACCAACCCGGCCCTTGTTCAGGCGATGACGTGTGGTGCGCCGATCGTCGCAAGAGATACCGTGTATAACAGAGAAGTTATGGGGACAACGGGAATCTTCTGCCCGCCAAACCCCGCCGAAATTGCCAAGTCGATACTCGCGCTGCTTGCAGACAGCGAGAAACAGAAAGTCCTAGGGGCATCGGCGATCGAAAGGGCGAAGACATCTTATTCATGGGGGGACATATGTCGGAAATATGAAGCCGCGTTGGCCTCTGCGGCAATGAGTAGTGGCGGTCAATACGCATGACGATCTCAGAACGCCTTACTAGTCGAATAATCACCAAGGTTAAAGGCGAAGAGTACACGGTCGACCCTAGGATAGGATCCGACTATCTCCTTCGAGAACTCGTCCGCCGAGTGATTATGGGTGTTCGAGGAGTAATTCGATTCAGGCGGGCCACGGCAGCGCCTTTCGTCGGACGAAACGTTAAGTTGCGGGCAAAAAGCAAGATCTTCGTACATCAGGGCGTCTCGTTCGCTGACGGGGCATACATCGACGCAATGTCCACTGATGGAGTTCGGCTGGGAAGAAATTCCACCGTCGGCAAGTACACTCGAATCGAATGCGTGGGCAGCCTAAAATACCTAGGACGCGGACTGATTGCTGGAAACAACGTGGGATTGGGTACCGATTCCTTTTACGGGTGTGCTGGTGGGATTGAAATCGGCGATGACACCATTATCGGAAACTTTTGTTCATTCCACTCCGAGAACCATATCGCAAGTTCTCTCGATGTACCCATTCGAGAACAGGGAGTTAGTCATAGCGGCATCGTAATTGGAAGAGGGTGCTGGATTGGTGCACGTGTCACGATCCTCGATGGAGCGACAATTGGAGATGGCTGTATCATTGCAGCCGGGGCTGTCGTGACGGCTGGTAGATACGCGGACAACTCTATCTATGGTGGGGTTCCTGCGAAACTCTTGAAAGCGCGTTGAGATGAAGGCATCCATGTCTGTATTAATTTCGCACCCTTCTCCTGACCTATATGGATCCGATCTCCAGCTATTAGAGACCGTCGAAGCCCTAGTAGCTGACGGTCATACGGTGCGTGTTGTGCTCCCCGCAACGGGTCCACTGGAGAGTCGAATAGTAGCTCGCGGCGCATCAGTACAGATTTTTGATTTTCCAGTAAGCAGAAAATCGCTTCTGAGTATCACGGGAATCCCCGTATATATACTCAAGAGTGTTGTAGCAGCATTCAAGATATTTCGGATTCTTCGGAAAATCAGGCCAAATGTTGTATACGCAAACACATTGACTACTCCAGTTTGGTTTCTATCGGAACTTTTAGCCGGAACCCCGGTTATATGTCATGTCCATGAGGCTGAACAATCGAACCAGAGAACGGTAAGGTATGCACTACTTCTTCCTCTGACTCTCTGCCGAACGATCATTGTGAACAGTAGGGCGTCCCGCGAGGTGATTGTAACGTCGCTTCCGCGCCTAGAGAAACGTGCGAAAGTGGTGTATAACGGAATTCCTCACGATGACAAAAAACCCCCGTCGGCAGCACCTGAGGGCGGACACTTCAGGCTGGCACTCGTCGGTCGTTTGTCGCCGAGAAAGGGTACCGATATTGCATTGGAAGCCGTTGCCCTCCTCATATCTCAACAATATGACGTCTCTATAACGCTGTATGGCGATTTCTATCCAGGCTACGAATGGTTCGACGCAGATCTCAGGGAACGCGCTGCGCGACCTGACCTTGCAGGTAGAGTCCATTTTGCCGGGTACGTCAAGGACGCCCGAGCTAAGCTTGCGGACGCTGATATCGTGCTGGTGCCATCACTTGCCGAACCTTTTGGAAATGTTGCCGTTGAGGCCCAGCTTGCGAACCGACCCTTGATTGCATCACGAGTTCAAGGACTGTCGGAAATAGTGACTGACGGCGAGACCGGCACCCTTTGTCAGCCTGGGAACGCAAAGGAACTGGCAACAGCGGTGTCTCGATTAATTGATAACTGGAGCTCGGCATTGCGAATGGCGGAAAATAGCTACAGTAGCGCCGCGGAACGCTTTGGAGTAGAACGCTATCAGGCTCAGGTTCTCCACGAGGTTTCATCGTTGGCTGTCGCCCCCCGGCGCTCAAGCGTTCTCCAAATTTTTGACGGGAGAAGGTCGTGACCGAGAATCACGTTGGATATCCAGTAGTCGAGAACGAAAGTTCGACCAAGCGGTGCATCTCTGTCGTGATGGTCACCTACAACAGTCGAGATCTTCTGAGCGAAAGTCTCAAACCATTGGTTGATGCGAGTGAGTTCCAGATAATCGTTGTTGACAATGCATCTCACGATGGCACTGCCGACCATATCAAGAAGACCTACCCTTCTGTTCTCTTGATACAGAGTGTGGTCAACCTGGGATTCGCAAAGGCGGTAAACATCGGGGCAAAGGCAGCGCTGGGTGACACAATCGTTCTCCTGAATCCGGACGCCATTGTGGGCATTGATAGCATCATGAGTCTGGATAGTACCCTGAAAGAATCAACTCAGATCGGTGTTGTCGCGCCGCTGCTAGAGCATCCTGAGCTCAACCTTTCGGTACGCGAAGCGGGTATGCAGCCGTCATTGTGGCGGATCTTTTGCCACTATTCGGGTCTATCTAGAGTTCTTCCTCAACACAGTTTGTTTCGAGGACTATATGTCTTGCGGCGGGATCACTTTTCCTCGACGGACGTCGAGTGGGTCTCGGGTGCTTGTATGGCGGTGCCGCGTGCAGTGTGGACGAGGGAGAATGGGTTAACCGAACGATGGTTCATGTACGCGGAAGACGTCGAGTTTTGCATGCGAGTTAGGCGATCTGGACTCCGTGTCGTGCTGTCGTCCGAAAGTTCTGGCGTTCATGGGCTCGGAAAAAGCAGTAGTGTGGCAGACAAGGCGCCTGGTACTGAGTGGATGGTGAATCTTTACGAACTTTACAAGTCGGATATTGCGAGTTCTCGGATTCAGAACATCGGTTGGAAGTACGTCTTCGCTGTCGGCATGCTCACAAGAGCTATTGCGCACGGTGTACGTGCCGTTGTAAGACGTGAGAACTTCAATTCAGACCCGAACTACAAACGGTTCATGTTCTACTCACGCGAAATTCTTCGGGTCAGTTCGGCGGTCGGGAAATGAACATCTTGGGAACGTCGCGCCGGGTTCAGAGTCGGCGAGAGACGCGGTTCCTAATTTTTGTCGTCGCCGCTGTGTTGATCTTGACCTTCGCTGTGCCAATATTTTTGGGACAGCTTGCGGCCCTGGTGCTGATTGTTGCTGTTGGATTATTCTCACTATCCGTGCTGCACCCTAAATTCGCTATGGTGCTGTGGCTTACTATAAGTTGCTTCGTGCCCTTCTGGGTAGGAGTAGACAATCCGTTCTATCTACCTGCCAGTTCACTGGCTGGGTTGCTAGTACTTGGGGGTGCGTTCGCAAAGAATCCATGGAAACTATCCGGTATCGACATTGGCGTTCTTCTTATCTGCGCGATATGTCTTGTGTGCGGGATTGTGGGTTTGTCTCGCCCAGGTGATGTGACAAACGTTATGACTCAATGGCTGCTATCGTTCGTGGTTGGTCGACTGCTGC is part of the Rhodococcus sovatensis genome and encodes:
- a CDS encoding sugar transferase — protein: MGTVQQTPRGGRTDKAQKPAERDNQLTSRRVWERQYVDRLRVTDVVVVIGAVAAAQFIRFGELQVDGAKAFAGYSGVSLALALLWIAFLSIFRTRSPRVIGNGAEEYRRIVSATFRLFGVIAILSLLFKVDIARLYLAIALPVGLVGLLTSRWLWRKGVSKQRSNGKYQTAVLIVGSRKAAVSMAKQFERSPAAGYSVVGMCLPGYEPDRDAVFLDGSEIPVLGDEYSVVEAIEISGADTVAVTATEHLGTKGIRKMIWDLEKKSVDLVVAPGVVDVAGPRLVMRPVAGFPLIHVEKPQYNGAKRFSKTAFDIVFALAVLLVISPILLVTALAVKLTSRGPVFYLSERMGIDGKPFAMIKFRSMVQNADRQVTSLLAQNESEGGVLFKMRDDPRVTKVGKFMRRFSVDELPQFFNVLRREMSVVGPRPPLRREVETYDGEVRRRLLVKPGITGLWQVSGRSDLSWEETVRLDLSYVENWSMVGDLLIIMKTVKAVAGSDGAY
- a CDS encoding glycosyltransferase family 4 protein, whose product is MSVLISHPSPDLYGSDLQLLETVEALVADGHTVRVVLPATGPLESRIVARGASVQIFDFPVSRKSLLSITGIPVYILKSVVAAFKIFRILRKIRPNVVYANTLTTPVWFLSELLAGTPVICHVHEAEQSNQRTVRYALLLPLTLCRTIIVNSRASREVIVTSLPRLEKRAKVVYNGIPHDDKKPPSAAPEGGHFRLALVGRLSPRKGTDIALEAVALLISQQYDVSITLYGDFYPGYEWFDADLRERAARPDLAGRVHFAGYVKDARAKLADADIVLVPSLAEPFGNVAVEAQLANRPLIASRVQGLSEIVTDGETGTLCQPGNAKELATAVSRLIDNWSSALRMAENSYSSAAERFGVERYQAQVLHEVSSLAVAPRRSSVLQIFDGRRS
- a CDS encoding acyltransferase gives rise to the protein MSTDGVRLGRNSTVGKYTRIECVGSLKYLGRGLIAGNNVGLGTDSFYGCAGGIEIGDDTIIGNFCSFHSENHIASSLDVPIREQGVSHSGIVIGRGCWIGARVTILDGATIGDGCIIAAGAVVTAGRYADNSIYGGVPAKLLKAR
- a CDS encoding DUF1972 domain-containing protein → MTSKSVAIIGTRGYPSYYGGFETLVRRLAPHLAQQGWEVSVYGRKGATRTDDPSLDTRVRSIITPGVESKSLSTLSSGLTASAHAAWIRPDVALILNVANGYFLPALKARSIRTIVNVDGMEWEREKWGPSAKKVFYNGARLTGRFADEIICDSLEIKRRWHKEFDREGLFIPYGGDVPAERNDIGGYKPGSYALMVARFVPENTVAEFISAAEVISLTHDVVIVGSSGYGGVLEDRVRQLAEASPRVHWLGHLSDDRKLFSLWSNAGAYFHGHSVGGTNPALVQAMTCGAPIVARDTVYNREVMGTTGIFCPPNPAEIAKSILALLADSEKQKVLGASAIERAKTSYSWGDICRKYEAALASAAMSSGGQYA
- a CDS encoding glycosyltransferase family 2 protein — protein: MTENHVGYPVVENESSTKRCISVVMVTYNSRDLLSESLKPLVDASEFQIIVVDNASHDGTADHIKKTYPSVLLIQSVVNLGFAKAVNIGAKAALGDTIVLLNPDAIVGIDSIMSLDSTLKESTQIGVVAPLLEHPELNLSVREAGMQPSLWRIFCHYSGLSRVLPQHSLFRGLYVLRRDHFSSTDVEWVSGACMAVPRAVWTRENGLTERWFMYAEDVEFCMRVRRSGLRVVLSSESSGVHGLGKSSSVADKAPGTEWMVNLYELYKSDIASSRIQNIGWKYVFAVGMLTRAIAHGVRAVVRRENFNSDPNYKRFMFYSREILRVSSAVGK